In Rhodothermus bifroesti, a single genomic region encodes these proteins:
- a CDS encoding TonB-dependent receptor: protein MEDCAMQYVKRLLLLLSLFLLVNVHVYGQALEGRVTDAATGEPLAGTTVLVTALQLGTTTNAEGYYRLSLPRPGRYRVLFSFVGYRSQVQEVVLGAEAQRLDVALSATTLEAPEVTITAKTQATDILATPQSVAVLEGDLLRLGRGVTVADALAQTPGVHLLHTGPGVAKPVVRGLSSQRVLVVQDGVRQEGQQWGDEHGVEIDGAAAERLEVVKGPASLLYGSDALGGVVQITTRSPFAYERPLHSEITLEGASNTRMGSAHLELGGRQDSWAYAGRLALRQGGAYSTPRGLVPNTALEVADGALQLGYQKQDQQWLLSYGRYQAKLGFFEPETDQDEVPQAHEDRYDIGEPYQRLVHDRLQLRGRWPWGLERLELNLAWQQNDRREFGHAHDGAGHGPEEEPTLHLRLRTLTSDLRMHHRPLGPLFGTVGLSGFFQRNETLAEEALIPGARVWNGAIYVFEEVYLPQLTLSGGLRWDVRRLSVEDNEELGVLAQKRTYRALTGAIGLAWQVRSDLSLAVNLGRAWRAPTLNELFSRGVHEGTSRFEIGKPTLEPEQSLSLDGTLRWLREAVYLEMSAFVNHVDRFIFPRPTGQRDPDSGLWIYAFDQAEARLWGGEVLLNVGLWPWLHLHLGGDLVRTRNLETREPLPLTPPPRLVTAVELHWEQWGAAREVMLRVGPTWVAAQRRVAPEELPTDRYVLWNAAVSAQWQLGAWRLTTDLAVDNLLNRAYASHLSRLRPYGVLDPGRNVRLRVEVQLP, encoded by the coding sequence ATGGAGGATTGTGCGATGCAGTACGTCAAGCGTTTACTGCTGCTTTTGAGTTTGTTTTTGCTGGTGAACGTTCACGTCTATGGCCAAGCCTTAGAAGGGCGTGTAACCGACGCCGCTACTGGAGAGCCGCTGGCAGGGACTACGGTGCTCGTTACTGCCCTTCAGCTGGGTACCACGACAAATGCAGAAGGCTATTACCGGCTTTCCTTGCCGCGTCCTGGTCGCTACCGTGTACTTTTTAGCTTTGTGGGTTACCGGTCACAAGTTCAGGAGGTTGTGCTGGGTGCCGAAGCTCAAAGGCTTGACGTGGCTTTGTCCGCTACCACCTTGGAGGCTCCTGAGGTGACCATTACAGCGAAAACCCAGGCTACGGATATTCTGGCAACACCTCAGTCTGTTGCTGTGCTCGAGGGCGATCTGCTGCGCCTTGGGCGAGGGGTAACGGTGGCGGACGCGTTGGCGCAAACGCCAGGAGTACATCTGCTGCATACGGGCCCTGGCGTAGCCAAACCGGTTGTCCGCGGGCTTTCTTCGCAACGCGTGCTCGTGGTACAAGATGGCGTGCGCCAGGAAGGCCAGCAGTGGGGAGACGAGCACGGCGTAGAGATCGATGGCGCAGCAGCCGAGCGTCTCGAAGTTGTCAAAGGACCAGCAAGCCTGCTTTACGGATCCGATGCCCTAGGCGGGGTGGTGCAGATCACTACCAGGAGTCCTTTCGCCTACGAACGCCCACTGCACAGCGAAATTACCCTGGAAGGCGCCAGCAACACCCGTATGGGGAGCGCCCACCTTGAGCTGGGTGGACGCCAGGATAGCTGGGCCTATGCTGGTCGCTTGGCGCTTCGCCAGGGCGGTGCCTATAGCACGCCACGCGGGTTGGTGCCCAACACAGCGCTAGAAGTTGCAGATGGGGCACTTCAGCTGGGTTACCAGAAGCAGGACCAGCAATGGCTGCTAAGCTATGGTCGATACCAGGCAAAGCTGGGGTTTTTTGAGCCTGAGACAGATCAGGATGAAGTGCCGCAGGCGCATGAGGACCGCTACGACATCGGTGAACCTTACCAGCGCCTCGTGCATGATCGCTTGCAGCTTCGCGGGCGCTGGCCGTGGGGCTTAGAGCGACTGGAACTCAACCTCGCCTGGCAGCAAAACGACCGCCGGGAATTTGGTCACGCTCACGACGGAGCAGGGCACGGGCCAGAAGAAGAACCAACATTACACTTACGTCTACGTACCCTGACGAGCGACCTGCGCATGCACCACCGTCCGCTGGGTCCACTTTTTGGTACAGTTGGCCTGAGTGGTTTTTTCCAGCGAAACGAGACGCTTGCCGAAGAAGCGCTGATTCCAGGCGCTCGGGTTTGGAACGGGGCCATTTATGTGTTTGAAGAGGTGTATTTGCCCCAATTGACGCTTAGTGGCGGTCTGCGATGGGACGTGCGACGGCTTTCGGTAGAGGATAACGAGGAGCTGGGCGTGCTTGCGCAGAAGCGCACCTATCGGGCACTAACGGGTGCGATTGGGCTTGCCTGGCAAGTGCGCTCGGACCTTTCGCTGGCAGTGAACCTGGGACGTGCCTGGCGGGCACCTACGCTGAACGAGCTCTTTTCGCGCGGTGTGCATGAAGGCACCAGTCGCTTTGAGATCGGCAAACCTACGCTTGAGCCCGAGCAGAGCCTTAGCCTCGACGGTACGCTTCGCTGGTTGCGGGAGGCCGTGTATCTGGAAATGAGTGCCTTTGTTAATCACGTCGACCGGTTCATCTTTCCGCGGCCTACGGGACAACGTGATCCAGACTCAGGTCTTTGGATCTATGCCTTTGATCAGGCTGAGGCCCGGCTTTGGGGAGGGGAGGTGCTGCTTAACGTTGGGCTATGGCCCTGGTTGCACTTGCACCTTGGGGGTGATCTGGTGCGAACACGTAACCTGGAAACCAGAGAACCATTGCCGCTTACGCCGCCACCGCGGCTTGTGACCGCAGTGGAGCTGCACTGGGAGCAGTGGGGCGCTGCACGTGAAGTAATGCTTCGGGTAGGTCCTACCTGGGTAGCTGCGCAGCGGCGGGTAGCCCCCGAAGAGCTGCCTACGGATCGCTATGTGCTCTGGAACGCAGCCGTTTCAGCCCAATGGCAACTGGGGGCCTGGAGGCTCACAACAGACCTGGCCGTGGACAACTTGCTAAACCGCGCTTACGCCAGTCATTTAAGCCGTTTGCGGCCGTATGGCGTTTTGGATCCTGGGCGAAACGTGCGGCTGCGCGTCGAGGTGCAATTACCTTAA
- a CDS encoding PKD domain-containing protein, whose product MNPSRLLRTLLLLGSLGATCPAVAQRIWITPGPYLRFGIGPSLSETDHSTYAVEPYALKGNIGYQFLSGLSIGIGYEGGNYPKVSRDYHQFHLIQGQLRWRVFPYRRLSHYFNIGPHITLGGYKTGFGLNAALGADYVLTRNVAFFVEASANGVFPDRAADNLRSGRAAFDGLGFFGIGFRVTLRPLPIPIQTLLIEGPSQLERRQYGTFTARVDEAASRPVSFFWLMGDGSQYTGPVVEHRYRLPGRYEIQVQAQNAAGVVRTATHLVQVGEMPQPVRILSLEASADTISRGTTVSFEALVEGSPNIRYSWNFGDGEGSFAAENQYQFEEGQAMGLMAVQARTSRRFNKAGTYTVALTASNDLGQDSASVRIVVEPNTCDLITQLESVSFAFGQSTLSEAAQAALDQNVRVLQSCPDLVVQLVGYADYVGGEAFNALLSLRRALTVYNYYQSQGIEPERLIFRGLGELPPPCPQEDRPGCQVQRRVDTIVIRWPR is encoded by the coding sequence ATGAACCCATCGCGACTGCTAAGGACCTTGCTCTTGCTTGGAAGTTTAGGGGCCACCTGTCCGGCAGTAGCCCAGCGCATTTGGATTACCCCAGGGCCTTATCTGCGCTTTGGCATAGGCCCTTCGCTGAGTGAAACAGATCATTCGACCTATGCCGTCGAGCCATATGCACTCAAAGGAAATATTGGGTATCAGTTTCTTTCGGGTCTAAGCATTGGCATCGGATACGAAGGGGGGAACTACCCCAAAGTGAGCCGAGATTATCACCAGTTTCACCTTATTCAAGGGCAGCTGCGCTGGCGTGTTTTTCCCTATCGGCGACTAAGCCATTATTTCAACATTGGCCCTCATATCACCCTGGGAGGCTATAAGACGGGTTTTGGGTTAAACGCAGCCTTAGGTGCCGATTACGTTTTGACCCGGAATGTGGCTTTTTTTGTGGAGGCCAGTGCGAACGGGGTTTTCCCTGACCGAGCAGCCGACAACCTCCGAAGTGGGCGAGCTGCTTTTGATGGCTTGGGATTTTTCGGCATCGGTTTTCGGGTAACGCTGAGGCCGCTGCCGATTCCTATTCAAACGCTCTTGATTGAAGGGCCAAGCCAGTTAGAACGGCGCCAGTACGGTACGTTCACTGCCCGGGTCGATGAGGCCGCTTCACGGCCGGTGTCGTTTTTCTGGCTCATGGGCGATGGTAGCCAGTACACCGGGCCTGTTGTCGAGCATCGCTACCGTTTGCCAGGCCGCTACGAAATCCAGGTGCAAGCCCAGAATGCTGCTGGGGTTGTGCGAACCGCTACCCACCTGGTACAGGTCGGCGAGATGCCGCAGCCTGTGCGCATCCTATCGCTTGAGGCCAGTGCCGACACCATATCCCGAGGCACCACAGTAAGCTTCGAAGCCCTGGTGGAGGGTAGCCCTAACATCCGCTACAGCTGGAACTTCGGCGATGGGGAAGGCAGCTTTGCTGCAGAAAACCAGTACCAGTTTGAAGAAGGCCAGGCAATGGGCCTCATGGCCGTGCAGGCCCGCACAAGCCGTCGGTTTAACAAAGCAGGGACATACACCGTTGCGCTCACAGCAAGCAACGACTTAGGGCAAGATTCTGCCTCTGTTCGCATCGTCGTTGAGCCGAATACGTGCGACTTAATCACCCAGCTGGAATCGGTAAGCTTCGCCTTTGGCCAAAGCACGCTCAGTGAAGCGGCACAGGCAGCCCTGGACCAAAACGTCCGCGTACTGCAAAGCTGTCCAGATCTAGTAGTGCAACTGGTTGGCTACGCCGACTACGTAGGCGGTGAGGCGTTCAACGCATTGCTTTCGCTACGACGCGCCCTAACGGTCTATAACTACTATCAAAGCCAGGGCATTGAGCCCGAGCGCCTGATCTTTCGCGGTTTGGGCGAGCTTCCCCCACCTTGTCCCCAAGAAGACCGCCCTGGATGCCAAGTGCAGCGCCGTGTCGACACCATTGTGATTCGCTGGCCGCGATAA
- a CDS encoding efflux RND transporter periplasmic adaptor subunit: MHTPVLKAYCAAVLIASLLPACTAPEASAPTPEAAQVASKRRVRVEVLQLELTRFVDWIDLTGTVAAEQDATLSAQASGTVEYLAPLGRRVAAGAVLAQLDQTLAQAALQQAEAQLASARAAYELALDNFRRQEPLFRDSIISPLEFENVRAQRNQAEAQLRLAEAALEQARKQLAHTVIRAPFPGTVEAHFVNQGEQIALGQPVVRLVNLQQVKVRAGVPERYARDVRPGTPVTLSFQAYGLASRNARITFVGNAIDPASRTFPIEIALENPDGQIKPEMVVRLRLARQTLDSVVVVPLPAIVRSETGTGVFVVDSTAEGPAARFRTVTLGPSADGLVVVNQGLQAGESIVVLGQNNLTDGDLLEILQTYRSASEAASVLSDTTAAAAQTP, translated from the coding sequence ATGCATACACCTGTTTTGAAGGCTTACTGCGCGGCTGTGCTCATAGCTAGCCTACTGCCGGCCTGCACGGCCCCTGAAGCTTCGGCGCCAACCCCCGAAGCAGCGCAGGTAGCCTCTAAACGCCGCGTGCGTGTCGAAGTGCTTCAGCTAGAGCTAACACGGTTTGTGGACTGGATCGATCTTACCGGCACAGTAGCAGCTGAGCAGGACGCCACGCTCTCGGCCCAGGCTTCGGGCACAGTGGAATACCTTGCACCCCTGGGCCGGCGTGTTGCAGCCGGTGCAGTGCTGGCGCAGCTGGACCAGACGCTGGCACAAGCTGCCTTGCAGCAAGCCGAAGCCCAGCTGGCCAGCGCCCGAGCTGCCTACGAGCTGGCGCTTGACAACTTTAGGCGACAGGAACCCCTCTTTCGCGACTCGATCATCAGTCCGCTTGAGTTTGAAAACGTCCGTGCGCAGCGCAACCAAGCCGAAGCCCAGCTGCGGCTTGCCGAAGCTGCCTTAGAGCAAGCGCGCAAGCAACTAGCGCACACCGTAATCCGCGCGCCATTTCCGGGTACGGTAGAAGCCCATTTCGTAAACCAAGGGGAACAGATTGCTTTAGGACAACCCGTGGTGCGTCTGGTAAACCTACAGCAGGTTAAGGTGCGGGCCGGGGTTCCCGAACGTTACGCGCGGGATGTCCGTCCGGGCACGCCCGTGACGTTAAGTTTTCAAGCCTATGGGTTGGCCTCCCGCAACGCGCGCATCACGTTTGTCGGGAATGCCATCGATCCGGCTAGCCGCACTTTCCCTATCGAGATCGCACTCGAAAATCCCGATGGGCAGATTAAGCCCGAAATGGTTGTTCGCCTGCGCCTGGCTCGGCAAACACTCGACAGCGTGGTCGTCGTTCCCCTTCCGGCTATTGTGCGTAGCGAGACGGGGACAGGCGTGTTCGTGGTCGACAGCACGGCCGAAGGGCCAGCAGCCCGCTTCCGCACCGTAACGCTCGGCCCTTCGGCCGATGGACTGGTCGTCGTCAACCAGGGCCTGCAAGCAGGGGAAAGCATCGTCGTACTCGGGCAAAATAACCTAACCGACGGCGATCTGCTTGAAATCTTGCAAACCTATCGCTCGGCCAGTGAGGCTGCTAGCGTCTTGAGCGACACCACAGCCGCAGCAGCGCAAACGCCTTAA
- a CDS encoding efflux RND transporter permease subunit, protein MKITNFAIRQRTTVLVFTVLLSIGGLISYLTIPKESFPSIEIPNIVITTLYPGASPEDIEALVTQPIEEELQGITGIKEIRSTSTEGVSTIVVEFLPDQITLDEAFQKVRDKVDLAKANLPSDVEEPIVSEIDLSELPIMTINLAAPYALSRLKEVAEDLSDALEALPDVLEATVVGGLEREVQVNVDRAALQAYNLTFNDVVDAIRRENVNLPGGSIDVDRLNYLVRVDGEFKTPEEINHLVIKAVGSQPIYVRDVAEVIFGYKERDSYAYLRVLQREANGQLVAVHRTNGEPLQVVSLSIRKRSGANILKTTEAIQRVLDRFPFPTGTEVVITGDQSENVRTLVRDLENNIISGLIFVVAVLLFFLGVRTATLVGVAIPLSMLLSFLVFQALGYALNFVILFSLIIALGMLVDNAIVIVENIYRFREQGYGRFEAARLATAEVGMPVVSSTATTVAAFVPMLFWPGIIGEFMSFLPLTLIITLTASLFVALVINPVLTAYFMRLEGEASAPMPRRVRMVLAGVILALGLILALANWKTLVVLVVAIPTIYGLHRFIFKPLGNRFIRNGLPGLIRRYRTFLNWMLERDYSVPHALLRNTFTLGSLTLGVILLALGGGIAALLGGPAGMVLLIPGALLAIVGLLGVVLHTLETLFLGGWATVRGGLGFGAVVLVVTGLMYLSSREVALTTLVELLLLPAVVIGAGLLGALFNRNRRRYLILTDNRARLLNSVLGALLAILAMFAITPTGVEFFPKTDPNQIQVRLTAPLGTNVETTDQIAREALARIEQLLAENPQDRANVKHIQVNVGVGGDRLFGGGSTRPEVATITLDLVDYEKRAVSSRETMDRLRQQLQGLPGVTLEIDQDNPGPPTGPPVNIEISGPDFQEIVRITQEVKQRLIEAAETGRIPGLVDIADNLNTGRPELRVRIDRERAGRFGLNTQQIASTVRAAINGIEASQYRAGKDEYDITVRLKEADRRSLESLRSLTILHEGQQIPLTAVATFELGNGLGAITRLDLQRVATVTGDVAPGYNAQVVLQQVRQYLADYEQSLPPNYHLAYTGENQEQQESFSFLTTALLIGSALIFLIMIAQFNRVSGPFLIMVAVGLSLIGVLLGLLLTRTAFGLMTFIGLISLAGIVVNNNIVLVDYIMQLRARGYSKREAIIEAGATRLRPVILTALTTVIGLVPLTLGINVDFVGLLANWDPAFQIGSENTQFWGPMGTAIISGLTFGTFLTLVIMPVLYSSFDSLATHVQRFIGRASTATESSNGAVTPEIETVTLRPDGA, encoded by the coding sequence ATGAAAATTACCAATTTCGCCATACGCCAACGCACCACGGTACTGGTCTTCACCGTGCTGCTGTCAATCGGGGGACTCATCAGCTACCTCACCATCCCTAAAGAGTCATTCCCCTCCATCGAAATTCCCAATATTGTCATCACGACCCTCTATCCTGGAGCCAGTCCTGAAGATATTGAAGCACTGGTAACTCAACCGATTGAGGAAGAGCTGCAGGGCATTACTGGCATCAAAGAAATCCGATCTACCTCTACCGAAGGCGTTTCGACCATTGTGGTTGAGTTCTTGCCAGACCAAATCACGCTGGACGAGGCCTTTCAAAAAGTACGCGACAAGGTCGACCTAGCCAAAGCAAATCTGCCCAGCGATGTCGAAGAACCGATCGTTAGCGAGATCGACCTTTCGGAGCTACCGATCATGACCATTAACCTGGCTGCTCCATATGCCCTCTCCCGACTGAAAGAGGTGGCGGAAGATCTATCGGATGCGCTCGAAGCACTGCCCGACGTTCTGGAAGCCACTGTCGTCGGGGGACTGGAGCGCGAGGTGCAAGTGAACGTAGACCGCGCCGCCCTGCAAGCCTATAACTTAACCTTTAACGATGTGGTCGATGCTATCCGGCGTGAAAACGTTAACCTGCCTGGCGGCTCCATTGATGTGGATCGGCTCAATTATCTCGTGCGCGTAGACGGGGAATTCAAAACACCTGAGGAAATCAACCACCTGGTCATCAAAGCCGTAGGCAGCCAGCCCATCTACGTGCGAGATGTGGCCGAAGTAATCTTTGGCTACAAAGAGCGGGATAGCTACGCCTATCTGCGTGTGCTGCAGCGGGAAGCAAACGGTCAATTGGTTGCAGTGCATCGCACAAACGGTGAACCGCTGCAGGTGGTGAGCCTAAGCATCCGCAAACGCTCCGGAGCCAATATTTTAAAAACGACCGAGGCCATCCAGCGCGTACTCGACCGTTTCCCCTTCCCCACAGGAACCGAGGTGGTAATTACCGGTGACCAAAGCGAAAACGTGCGCACCCTGGTACGCGACCTGGAAAACAACATCATCAGTGGGCTCATCTTTGTCGTTGCCGTGCTGCTGTTTTTCCTGGGTGTACGCACAGCTACGCTGGTGGGCGTTGCCATCCCGTTATCGATGCTACTCTCGTTTTTGGTGTTTCAAGCGCTAGGCTACGCACTTAACTTTGTGATTCTGTTTTCGCTGATCATTGCGCTGGGCATGCTGGTCGACAATGCCATCGTCATTGTCGAGAACATTTATCGCTTTCGCGAGCAGGGATATGGCCGCTTTGAAGCAGCTCGACTAGCCACAGCAGAGGTTGGCATGCCCGTGGTATCTTCAACCGCTACTACGGTGGCCGCCTTTGTTCCCATGCTCTTTTGGCCAGGCATCATTGGGGAATTCATGAGCTTCTTGCCGCTTACGCTCATCATCACGTTGACCGCCTCGCTTTTTGTCGCACTGGTCATCAATCCAGTGCTCACGGCCTACTTTATGCGACTGGAGGGCGAAGCCTCTGCCCCAATGCCACGCCGGGTACGGATGGTACTAGCCGGTGTGATTTTGGCACTTGGCCTGATATTGGCTTTAGCCAACTGGAAAACGCTGGTGGTGCTGGTTGTAGCTATACCGACCATCTATGGGCTACACCGATTCATCTTTAAGCCGCTTGGCAACCGGTTTATTCGCAATGGCCTGCCGGGACTCATCCGCCGCTATCGCACCTTTTTAAACTGGATGCTAGAACGTGACTATTCGGTACCCCATGCCCTGCTGCGCAACACGTTTACGCTGGGTAGTCTGACGTTGGGAGTCATTTTGCTGGCACTGGGCGGGGGCATCGCTGCCCTACTAGGTGGTCCGGCAGGCATGGTACTCCTAATCCCTGGTGCGCTTTTAGCTATCGTGGGTCTACTGGGCGTGGTGTTGCATACGCTAGAGACGCTTTTCTTAGGCGGGTGGGCGACGGTGCGTGGAGGCCTAGGATTTGGTGCTGTAGTTCTGGTCGTTACCGGCCTCATGTACCTGAGCTCCCGTGAAGTAGCCCTCACGACCCTTGTTGAGCTTTTGTTGCTGCCAGCTGTTGTGATTGGGGCAGGCCTCCTAGGCGCACTTTTTAACCGAAACAGACGTCGCTACTTGATTTTGACCGACAACCGGGCACGTCTGCTCAACAGTGTACTCGGCGCACTTTTGGCCATTTTGGCCATGTTTGCCATCACCCCTACTGGGGTCGAGTTCTTTCCCAAAACAGATCCCAACCAGATCCAAGTTCGGCTAACGGCTCCCTTAGGCACGAACGTAGAAACCACGGACCAGATTGCCCGCGAGGCACTTGCCCGCATCGAACAGCTCCTGGCCGAAAATCCACAAGATCGCGCCAATGTTAAGCATATCCAGGTCAATGTGGGTGTCGGTGGCGACCGCCTCTTTGGGGGCGGATCGACACGCCCCGAAGTAGCCACGATCACGCTGGACTTGGTTGACTATGAAAAGCGTGCCGTTTCGAGCCGGGAAACAATGGACCGGCTGCGCCAGCAACTCCAGGGGCTCCCTGGGGTAACCTTGGAAATCGACCAGGACAACCCTGGACCACCCACCGGCCCGCCGGTCAACATCGAAATCTCTGGACCTGATTTCCAGGAAATTGTACGCATTACGCAAGAAGTCAAGCAGCGCCTCATTGAGGCTGCTGAGACCGGCCGCATTCCCGGACTGGTCGACATTGCTGACAACCTAAACACGGGACGGCCTGAACTGCGCGTGCGCATTGACCGCGAGCGGGCAGGACGCTTTGGGCTCAATACCCAGCAAATTGCCTCTACTGTGCGCGCAGCCATCAACGGCATTGAAGCCAGCCAGTATCGCGCAGGCAAAGACGAATATGACATCACCGTACGCCTTAAAGAAGCTGACCGCCGCTCACTGGAAAGCCTGCGCAGCCTGACCATCTTGCACGAAGGACAGCAAATTCCCCTTACAGCGGTGGCCACATTCGAATTAGGCAACGGGCTAGGCGCCATTACGCGGCTAGACCTGCAACGCGTAGCTACCGTTACCGGCGACGTTGCTCCTGGCTACAATGCCCAGGTCGTGCTGCAGCAAGTACGCCAATACCTAGCCGACTACGAGCAATCGCTCCCTCCAAACTACCACTTAGCCTATACCGGCGAAAATCAAGAGCAACAGGAATCGTTTAGCTTTCTAACCACAGCCCTGCTGATTGGATCGGCGCTGATTTTTTTGATCATGATCGCCCAGTTTAATCGGGTCAGTGGCCCATTTTTGATTATGGTTGCTGTAGGACTTAGCCTAATTGGGGTCCTGCTGGGCTTGCTGCTCACGCGCACAGCCTTTGGCTTGATGACGTTTATTGGCCTGATTTCGCTAGCGGGCATTGTGGTCAACAACAACATTGTGCTGGTTGACTACATCATGCAGCTGCGCGCGCGCGGCTACAGCAAGCGTGAGGCGATCATCGAAGCGGGAGCAACCCGCTTGCGCCCAGTGATCCTAACCGCGCTAACCACAGTGATCGGGTTGGTGCCGCTTACGCTTGGAATTAACGTAGACTTCGTGGGCTTACTGGCCAACTGGGATCCTGCCTTTCAAATCGGATCTGAAAACACGCAGTTTTGGGGCCCCATGGGTACAGCGATCATTAGCGGGCTGACGTTTGGCACGTTTCTGACGCTTGTGATCATGCCAGTGCTGTACTCCTCGTTCGATTCCCTAGCTACACACGTGCAGCGTTTTATAGGCCGCGCGTCGACAGCTACGGAAAGCAGCAATGGAGCCGTAACGCCCGAAATTGAAACCGTAACACTGCGTCCTGACGGGGCCTAA
- a CDS encoding MerC domain-containing protein produces the protein MVMSSARSAKQGGWLWDRLGIWLSGICLVHCLLLPITLFLLPLGAMLLTWHEDVHLAFALLLVPTTLLAFYQGYRCHHQKRVLGWFGVGLSLVLLASFPGHDVLGVIGGTAVTMLGSGLLIWGHWQNWRLRAHCDVVLAREEDP, from the coding sequence ATGGTTATGAGCTCAGCACGTTCTGCGAAGCAAGGGGGATGGTTATGGGATCGGTTAGGCATATGGCTTTCAGGCATCTGTCTTGTGCATTGTCTGCTGCTGCCGATAACCTTGTTTTTGCTCCCTTTGGGCGCTATGCTGCTTACTTGGCATGAAGACGTGCACCTTGCATTTGCGTTACTGCTCGTGCCTACAACGCTGTTGGCGTTTTACCAGGGTTACCGGTGTCATCATCAGAAACGGGTGTTGGGATGGTTTGGCGTGGGGTTGAGTTTGGTGCTGCTGGCAAGCTTTCCAGGGCACGACGTGCTGGGCGTTATCGGAGGTACAGCAGTGACCATGCTGGGTAGTGGCTTGCTCATTTGGGGCCATTGGCAAAACTGGCGACTTCGCGCCCATTGCGATGTAGTGCTGGCTCGAGAAGAAGACCCCTAG